One segment of Streptomyces sp. XD-27 DNA contains the following:
- a CDS encoding NAD(P)H-dependent oxidoreductase — MSTLVVLAHPDLAASRINAALAKTAEGVEGVTLHDLYAAYPDGRIDVAHEQRLLVEHDRIVLQFPFYWYSGTPLLKQWLDEVFAYGFAYGSKGTALHGKSLRVATSAGAPEAAYRPDGFKRFAVAELLRPFDATAHFSGMPYEEPLVVYGTHELDDAGLAAHQERYRALLLGSEAAEDPAVAVA; from the coding sequence TGTCCACCCTGGTCGTACTCGCCCACCCCGACCTCGCCGCGTCGCGGATCAACGCCGCCCTGGCCAAGACCGCCGAGGGCGTCGAGGGCGTGACGCTCCACGATCTGTACGCCGCCTATCCCGACGGACGCATCGACGTCGCCCACGAGCAGCGGCTGCTGGTGGAGCACGACCGGATCGTGCTCCAGTTCCCCTTCTACTGGTACTCGGGCACGCCGCTGCTCAAGCAGTGGCTCGACGAGGTCTTCGCGTACGGGTTCGCGTACGGCTCGAAGGGCACCGCGCTGCACGGGAAGTCGCTGCGGGTGGCGACCTCGGCGGGCGCCCCGGAGGCCGCGTACCGGCCCGACGGGTTCAAGCGCTTCGCCGTTGCCGAGCTGCTGCGGCCCTTCGACGCCACCGCCCACTTCAGCGGCATGCCTTACGAGGAGCCCCTGGTCGTCTACGGCACCCACGAGCTCGATGACGCGGGGCTCGCCGCGCACCAGGAGCGCTACCGCGCGCTGCTGCTGGGGTCCGAGGCGGCGGAGGACCCGGCCGTGGCCGTCGCCTGA
- a CDS encoding TetR/AcrR family transcriptional regulator gives MSTSSARSARPSARERILSTATELFNAHGVRAVGVDRIIAESGVAKATLYAHFRSKDDLVVAYLRVADEHWRGALRDAATAAGQAPREQLVGVFDALHETTVRDGFRGCAFTNTAGETAPATAPTPRRSSTSRRSARG, from the coding sequence ATGAGCACGAGCAGCGCGCGATCCGCCCGGCCCTCCGCCCGCGAGCGCATCCTGTCCACCGCCACCGAGCTGTTCAACGCCCACGGGGTGCGCGCCGTCGGCGTCGACCGGATCATCGCCGAGTCCGGCGTGGCCAAGGCGACGCTGTACGCCCACTTCCGTTCGAAGGACGACCTGGTCGTCGCGTATCTCAGGGTCGCGGACGAGCACTGGCGCGGCGCGCTGCGGGACGCGGCGACGGCCGCCGGTCAGGCCCCGCGCGAGCAGCTCGTCGGGGTCTTCGACGCGCTGCACGAGACGACCGTCCGCGACGGCTTCCGCGGCTGCGCGTTCACCAACACCGCCGGCGAGACAGCCCCGGCCACCGCCCCCACACCGCGACGGTCGAGCACAAGCAGGCGGTCCGCGCGTGGCTGA
- a CDS encoding lysozyme: protein MPAHRPGSLRPTPTAIACALAALLAMTAALSGTASAADRHPSPRPGDDHWAGSQILKHEGGAITPGGLADDPPSLASVEGVDVSSHQGNVAWSSLWSSGVRFAYVKATEGTTYKNPYFTQQYTGSYNVGMIRGSYHFALPDVSSGATQANYFVSSGGGWSRDGKTLPGALDIEYNPYGSSCYGKSQSAMVSWIKDFTSTYRSRTGRDPVIYTSTNWWKTCTGNSSAFGSVNPLWVPRYGSSVGELPAGWSFHTIWQYTSSGPIVGDHNRFNGAYDRLQALANG from the coding sequence ATGCCTGCTCACAGACCCGGATCGCTCCGGCCCACGCCGACCGCGATCGCCTGCGCACTCGCCGCACTCCTCGCCATGACCGCCGCACTGTCCGGTACGGCATCGGCCGCCGACCGGCACCCCTCCCCCCGCCCCGGTGACGACCACTGGGCGGGCTCCCAGATCCTCAAGCACGAGGGCGGCGCCATCACCCCCGGCGGCCTGGCGGACGACCCGCCCTCCCTCGCGTCCGTCGAAGGCGTCGACGTCAGCAGCCACCAGGGGAACGTCGCCTGGTCGAGCCTGTGGAGCAGCGGCGTCCGCTTCGCCTACGTCAAGGCGACGGAAGGCACGACGTACAAGAACCCGTACTTCACTCAGCAGTACACCGGTTCGTACAACGTCGGCATGATCCGCGGGTCGTACCACTTCGCGCTGCCCGACGTCTCCAGCGGCGCCACCCAGGCCAATTACTTCGTCAGCAGCGGCGGCGGCTGGTCGCGGGACGGCAAGACGCTGCCGGGCGCGCTCGACATCGAGTACAACCCCTACGGCTCGTCCTGCTACGGCAAGAGCCAGAGCGCCATGGTCAGCTGGATCAAGGACTTCACCAGCACCTACAGGTCCCGCACCGGCCGCGACCCGGTGATCTATACGTCCACCAACTGGTGGAAGACCTGCACGGGCAACAGCTCCGCCTTCGGCAGCGTCAATCCGCTGTGGGTCCCGCGCTACGGCTCGTCCGTGGGCGAGCTCCCGGCGGGCTGGTCCTTCCACACGATCTGGCAGTACACCTCCAGCGGCCCGATCGTCGGTGACCACAACCGCTTCAACGGCGCCTACGACCGGCTCCAGGCCCTCGCCAACGGCTGA
- a CDS encoding MarR family winged helix-turn-helix transcriptional regulator — MHNTGAEPPANGASDAEGATGVDQAFLALERELAVFLRRARATSGEMAREMHPDLEPAAYGLLVRLADAGRQRATDLAGYFGVGKATMSRQLRALEMLGLVTRAQDPADGRAFLVQLTDEGRERFRRVRSARRAQYARRLAGWERGEVAELARLLHRLNGAQEAEE, encoded by the coding sequence GTGCACAATACCGGGGCCGAGCCGCCCGCGAACGGGGCTTCCGACGCCGAGGGTGCGACGGGTGTGGATCAGGCGTTCCTGGCGCTCGAACGCGAATTGGCCGTCTTTCTCCGCCGGGCCCGTGCCACCTCCGGGGAAATGGCCCGCGAGATGCACCCGGACCTGGAGCCCGCGGCGTACGGGCTGCTGGTGCGGTTGGCGGACGCCGGGCGGCAGCGGGCGACGGACCTGGCGGGCTACTTCGGCGTCGGCAAGGCGACGATGAGCCGCCAACTGCGCGCCCTGGAGATGCTGGGACTGGTGACGCGGGCTCAGGATCCGGCCGACGGGCGCGCCTTCCTGGTGCAGCTGACCGACGAGGGCAGGGAGCGGTTCCGCCGGGTGCGCAGCGCCCGCCGGGCGCAGTACGCACGCCGGCTCGCGGGATGGGAGCGCGGCGAGGTCGCCGAACTGGCCCGGCTGCTGCACCGGCTGAATGGCGCGCAGGAGGCCGAGGAGTAA
- a CDS encoding protein phosphatase 2C domain-containing protein encodes MRIELATDPGDPQRPNEDYASVALPASGQGGALVLLDGVTPPEGDDGCVHGVPWFTARLGGAVLELSGSRRDMSLAECLTAAIERTADAHCQTCDLSHARTPQATVVAARWDDDRVEYLVLSDSVLLIEGADGAVTAVLDDRIDRLRAAGHRLAPLRNAPDGFFTAAADPAVAAKAVTGAVPRAEVRALAALTDGATRWVEVFREGDWTDAFAVLRKDGPRGLIDRVRAAEDADPELAGAPYGKVHDDAAAILAEL; translated from the coding sequence ATGCGCATCGAACTCGCGACCGACCCCGGGGATCCCCAACGACCCAACGAGGACTACGCGTCAGTAGCGCTACCAGCGTCGGGGCAGGGTGGAGCCCTGGTACTCCTGGACGGGGTGACTCCGCCCGAGGGCGACGACGGCTGCGTCCATGGCGTCCCATGGTTCACCGCCCGGCTCGGCGGGGCCGTTCTGGAACTGTCCGGTTCGCGCCGGGATATGTCGCTGGCAGAATGCCTCACGGCGGCGATCGAACGAACCGCCGACGCGCATTGTCAAACCTGTGACCTTTCTCACGCACGCACTCCGCAGGCCACCGTCGTCGCGGCCCGCTGGGACGACGACCGCGTCGAGTACCTCGTACTGTCCGACTCCGTCCTGCTCATCGAGGGTGCCGACGGAGCCGTCACCGCCGTACTGGACGACCGGATCGACCGGCTGCGCGCAGCAGGCCACCGGCTGGCCCCGCTGCGCAACGCGCCGGACGGCTTCTTCACGGCGGCCGCCGACCCCGCCGTCGCGGCCAAGGCGGTCACCGGCGCCGTCCCGCGTGCGGAGGTCCGCGCCCTGGCGGCGCTCACGGACGGGGCCACGCGGTGGGTGGAGGTGTTCCGCGAGGGCGACTGGACGGACGCGTTCGCCGTACTGCGCAAGGACGGGCCGCGGGGGCTGATCGACCGGGTACGGGCGGCCGAGGACGCGGACCCCGAGCTGGCGGGGGCTCCGTACGGGAAGGTGCACGACGACGCGGCGGCGATTCTCGCGGAACTCTGA
- a CDS encoding nitrate- and nitrite sensing domain-containing protein, giving the protein MREQDAARGDSRTSDAPRRRTARVRNRLVISVAVVAIAIAGAGAPGIAAAIDDTHDSQRLVDLAGTNREAVVLAHSLADERDAMTGFVAAGRTTASGAGVSEDQRARVDRQITELRPDAPGSVRRLLDSLPELRQRALTGHGSALDVYQDYTATIQALQGLAETLARRLPERADTGSAGALATLGRATEQASASRGLLLGALTADGGRSALVAAAQRTNVREQSAVADFSQLAPAAVRERYTSTVNGTEVTTAERYLGRLTDSPHLSANDLLLDKGHVEAALTARIDRMRGVESALATAEVARLEELRDEDVTALEIRFGLLGLCLLLALGAGISGARSMTRPLAVLRLGTQRISQDPVAQEPITYRGRNDEFAATVDGVNELQRSARRAHERAAKLDTDRTRLVEERRRLADERADLRRERDDLRAERDDAHAERDAVAARLEGLRARVHGSFVSLALRNLGLIERQLAVIEGLEERETDPDRLETLFQLDHLATGMRRYSENLLVIAGSENKATHQGPVPLLDVLRAAISEVERYDRVRIQSLPPQSYVAGYAADSVSHLVAELLENATAFSPPEAPVEVSAWLVDNGELMLSVQDEGIGMTPDRFEELNNRLAEPVPDYCQGPNAEDPLGLGLYVVTRLAARHGVRVQLREQPQGGVAAVVILPANILPASPTEAVPGEAPAAPAPAEGTSGAGASGVALGFPGQAAEANSHTLPGRDRAAAAGSVRGGLGHDAEETARIGGHALPDDGLPLARDPLYTGEAAPDGPDFDTDELDFVADEPGFGTDEPDFVPDIEVDVAPGVDPLVAAAERTIQLAAIRGDLKPTRHPDSDPAPGREAHPGDGPAGTGPQQDGPHHEPTAATDGPDTAVAAHADALDASYADAAPAGTDALDAGGTSHALKAVGEYADEVLMDGGVPEAPYSAGADERAGATPTSGGVPLGGAPAPGHAWATGTAPELGPEHGVDGVGGAGAATPDGPTAGPAAGFMAEPPVSDGTPARGVAWRSAPAPAGGGGAPDGPADTGPVSERPLTGKGLPKRTPKTVSRPAPAARHRARGVDADELRRRLGGFQQGARDGRRDAAAEIVEQSGPQGPTGVQEEGGTVEEARD; this is encoded by the coding sequence ATGCGCGAGCAGGACGCCGCACGCGGCGATAGCCGCACCTCGGACGCACCTCGGCGCCGGACCGCCCGCGTCCGCAACCGGCTGGTCATCTCCGTCGCGGTCGTCGCCATCGCCATCGCCGGGGCCGGCGCCCCCGGCATCGCCGCGGCCATCGACGACACCCACGACTCGCAGCGGCTCGTCGACCTCGCCGGGACCAACCGCGAGGCCGTCGTCCTCGCCCACTCCCTCGCCGACGAACGCGACGCCATGACGGGGTTCGTGGCCGCCGGGCGCACCACCGCCTCCGGCGCCGGGGTCTCCGAGGACCAGCGGGCCCGCGTCGACCGCCAGATCACCGAGCTGCGCCCCGACGCGCCCGGCTCGGTCCGCCGACTCCTGGACTCGCTCCCCGAGCTGCGGCAGCGCGCCCTCACCGGCCATGGCTCGGCCCTGGACGTGTACCAGGACTACACCGCGACCATCCAGGCGCTCCAGGGCCTCGCCGAGACCCTGGCCCGCCGGCTGCCCGAGCGCGCCGACACCGGCAGCGCCGGCGCGCTCGCCACCCTCGGCCGCGCCACCGAGCAGGCGTCCGCCAGCCGCGGCCTGCTGCTCGGCGCGCTCACCGCCGACGGCGGCCGGTCGGCCCTGGTCGCCGCCGCGCAGCGGACGAACGTCCGCGAGCAGTCCGCCGTCGCCGACTTCAGCCAGCTCGCCCCGGCCGCCGTACGCGAGCGCTACACCAGCACCGTCAACGGCACCGAGGTCACCACCGCCGAGCGGTACCTGGGCCGGCTCACGGACAGCCCGCATCTCTCGGCCAACGACCTGCTGCTGGACAAGGGCCACGTCGAGGCGGCCCTGACCGCCCGGATCGACCGGATGCGCGGCGTGGAGTCGGCGCTGGCCACCGCGGAGGTGGCCCGGCTGGAGGAGCTGCGCGACGAGGACGTCACCGCCCTGGAGATCCGCTTCGGGCTGCTGGGCCTGTGCCTGCTGCTCGCCCTCGGCGCCGGCATCTCCGGCGCCCGGTCCATGACGCGCCCACTGGCCGTACTCCGGCTCGGTACGCAGCGGATCTCCCAGGACCCGGTGGCGCAGGAGCCGATCACCTACCGGGGCCGGAACGACGAGTTCGCGGCCACCGTCGACGGCGTCAACGAGCTCCAGCGGTCCGCGCGCCGCGCGCACGAGCGCGCCGCCAAGCTCGACACCGACCGCACCCGGCTGGTCGAAGAGCGCCGCCGACTGGCAGACGAGCGTGCCGACCTGCGCCGCGAGCGGGACGACCTGCGCGCCGAGCGGGACGACGCGCACGCCGAGCGGGACGCGGTTGCCGCCCGGCTGGAGGGCCTGCGGGCCCGGGTCCACGGCAGCTTCGTCAGCCTCGCGCTGCGCAACCTGGGCCTGATCGAGCGGCAGCTCGCCGTCATCGAGGGCCTGGAGGAGCGCGAGACGGACCCGGACCGCCTCGAGACCCTCTTCCAGCTCGACCACCTCGCCACCGGCATGCGCCGCTACAGCGAGAACCTCCTGGTGATCGCGGGCTCGGAGAACAAGGCCACGCACCAGGGGCCGGTCCCGCTGCTGGACGTGCTCCGCGCCGCCATCAGCGAGGTCGAGCGGTACGACCGGGTGCGGATCCAGTCCCTGCCGCCGCAGTCCTACGTCGCCGGGTACGCGGCCGACAGCGTCAGCCACCTGGTCGCCGAGCTGCTGGAGAACGCCACGGCCTTCTCCCCGCCCGAGGCCCCGGTCGAGGTCTCCGCCTGGCTGGTGGACAACGGCGAGCTGATGCTCTCCGTCCAGGACGAGGGCATCGGGATGACCCCCGACCGCTTCGAGGAGCTGAACAACCGGCTGGCCGAGCCGGTGCCGGACTACTGCCAGGGCCCCAACGCGGAGGACCCGCTGGGCCTGGGGCTGTACGTGGTGACCAGGCTGGCCGCCCGGCACGGCGTCCGCGTCCAGCTGCGCGAGCAGCCGCAGGGCGGCGTCGCGGCCGTGGTGATCCTGCCAGCGAACATCCTGCCGGCGTCGCCGACCGAGGCGGTGCCGGGGGAGGCCCCGGCGGCCCCGGCCCCAGCCGAGGGAACCTCCGGCGCGGGGGCCTCCGGCGTGGCCCTGGGCTTCCCCGGCCAGGCCGCCGAGGCCAACTCCCACACGCTGCCCGGCCGGGACCGCGCGGCCGCGGCCGGGTCGGTACGGGGCGGCCTCGGGCACGACGCCGAGGAGACGGCCAGGATCGGCGGCCACGCACTCCCCGACGACGGCCTCCCCCTGGCCCGCGATCCGCTGTACACGGGCGAGGCCGCCCCGGACGGGCCGGACTTCGACACGGACGAGTTGGACTTCGTCGCGGACGAGCCGGGCTTCGGCACGGACGAGCCGGACTTCGTCCCGGACATCGAGGTGGACGTCGCGCCGGGCGTGGACCCGCTGGTCGCCGCCGCCGAACGCACCATCCAGCTCGCGGCCATCCGCGGCGACCTCAAGCCGACGCGGCACCCGGACAGCGACCCGGCCCCGGGCCGGGAGGCGCACCCCGGCGACGGCCCGGCAGGCACCGGACCCCAGCAGGACGGCCCGCACCACGAGCCCACCGCCGCAACCGACGGGCCGGACACCGCCGTCGCGGCGCACGCCGATGCGCTGGACGCGTCGTACGCCGACGCCGCCCCGGCGGGCACCGATGCGCTGGACGCCGGGGGTACCTCCCACGCCCTCAAGGCTGTGGGGGAGTACGCCGACGAGGTCCTGATGGACGGCGGCGTGCCCGAGGCGCCGTACTCGGCCGGTGCCGACGAGCGGGCCGGTGCGACCCCCACCAGTGGCGGTGTGCCGCTCGGCGGTGCGCCGGCCCCCGGGCACGCGTGGGCCACCGGCACCGCACCGGAGCTCGGACCGGAGCACGGAGTGGACGGCGTGGGCGGGGCCGGTGCCGCGACGCCCGACGGGCCCACGGCCGGGCCCGCCGCCGGGTTCATGGCCGAGCCGCCCGTGTCCGACGGGACTCCCGCCAGGGGCGTCGCCTGGCGGTCGGCGCCCGCCCCCGCTGGGGGCGGCGGGGCGCCGGACGGGCCGGCGGACACCGGCCCGGTCTCCGAACGGCCGCTCACCGGCAAGGGTCTGCCCAAGCGCACCCCGAAGACGGTGTCCCGGCCCGCACCCGCCGCGCGGCACAGGGCCCGCGGCGTCGACGCCGACGAACTGCGCCGCAGGCTGGGCGGGTTCCAGCAGGGTGCGCGGGACGGCCGGCGCGACGCCGCGGCGGAGATCGTGGAACAGAGCGGCCCGCAAGGACCGACGGGGGTTCAGGAGGAGGGTGGCACTGTTGAGGAGGCACGCGATTGA
- a CDS encoding roadblock/LC7 domain-containing protein, giving the protein MNAPSSTYGLSTEARNLHWLLANLVEEVPGVRSVAVVSSDGLLLLSSDPQARASAVGDPTAQDGPKGSSADLATIVSGLGSLTLGASQLMDGGGVKQTMVAMDEGSLFVMSISDGSLLGVHATPDCDMSVIAYHMALFVGRAGHVLTPELRSELRRSLESGQ; this is encoded by the coding sequence TTGAACGCGCCCAGTAGTACCTATGGACTGAGTACCGAAGCCCGCAATCTGCATTGGCTGCTCGCCAATCTGGTGGAGGAGGTGCCGGGCGTCCGTTCGGTGGCTGTGGTCTCGTCCGACGGCCTGCTGCTGCTCTCCTCCGACCCCCAGGCCAGGGCGTCCGCGGTCGGCGACCCGACGGCCCAGGACGGGCCGAAAGGTTCCAGCGCCGACCTGGCCACCATCGTCTCGGGCCTGGGCAGCCTGACCCTCGGCGCCTCCCAGCTGATGGACGGCGGCGGGGTGAAGCAGACCATGGTCGCCATGGACGAGGGCAGTCTCTTCGTCATGTCGATCAGCGACGGCTCGCTGCTGGGCGTGCACGCCACCCCGGACTGCGACATGAGCGTGATCGCCTACCACATGGCGCTCTTCGTCGGCCGGGCCGGGCATGTGCTCACCCCCGAACTCCGGAGCGAACTGCGCAGATCGCTGGAGTCGGGGCAGTGA